A DNA window from Lutra lutra chromosome 8, mLutLut1.2, whole genome shotgun sequence contains the following coding sequences:
- the HMGXB4 gene encoding HMG domain-containing protein 4 isoform X1, translating into MAYDDSVKKEDCFDGDHSSEDTGLAAGRSQREKKRSYKDFLREEEEIAAQVRNSSKKKLKDSELYFLGTDTHKKKRKHSSDDYYYGDLSSLESSQKKKKKSSPQSADTAMDLLKAITSPLAAGSKPAKKTGEKSSSSSSHSESKKEHHRKKVSGSSGELSLEDGGSHKSKKMKPLYVNTETLTLREPDGLKMKLILSPKEKGSSSVDEEPFQCLSQQAAVKKSSKKSARDEPGALLLGHELQSFLKTARKKHKSSSDPRSSPGPEGCGADGSQFPESHSANLDLSGLEPILVESDSSSGGELEAGELVIDDSYREIKKKKKSKKSKKKKDKEKHKERRHSKSKRSSGLAAATVGEVAVAPGPPPSVPHPGAAAPPQPLPSLHTDGHGEKKKKKEEKDRERDRGEKPKKKNMSAYQVFCKEYRVTIVADHPGIDFGELSKKLAEVWKQLPEKDKLIWKQKAQYLQHKQNKAEATTVKRKASCSEVPVKVKASSAGVLSPQKKSPPTTMLLPASPAKAPETEPIDVAAHLQLLGESLSLIGHRLQETEGMVAVSGSLSVLLDSIICALGPLACLTTQLPELNGCPKQVLSNTLDNIAYIMPGL; encoded by the exons ATGGCTTATGATGACTCCGTGAAGAAAGAAG ATTGCTTTGATGGTGATCACAGCTCTGAGGACACGGGACTAGCCGCTGGCCGAAGCCAACGAGAAAAGAAACGTTCTTACAAAGATTTtttaagggaagaggaagaaatcgCTGCTCAGGTCAGAAATTCTTCCAAGAAGAAGTTAAAG GATAGTGAGCTTTATTTCTTGGGGACGGACACGCacaagaagaagaggaagcacTCCTCTGATGATTACTACTATGGAG ACCTTTCGTCTTTGGAGTcgtcacagaagaaaaagaaaaagtccagcCCACAGTCTGCCGATACAGCCATGGACCTGCTGAAAGCCATCACTTCCCCGCTGGCAGCAGGCTCCAAGCCCGCCAAGAAGACGGGGGAGAAATCCTCTAGTTCTTCAAGTCATTCAGAGAGTAAAAAGGAACACCACAGGAAGAAAGTAAGTGGAAGCAGTGGGGAGCTGTCCCTGGAGGATGGTGGTTCCCACaaatcaaaaaaaatgaaaccgcTCTATGTGAACACAGAGACACTGACCCTTCGAGAGCCCGATGGCTTGAAGATGAAACTGATTCTCTCACcaaaggagaagggaagcagcTCAGTGGATGAGGAGCCTTTTCAGTGCCTCTCTCAACAAGCGGCTGTGAAAAAATCCTCTAAGAAATCAGCTCGGGATGAGCCAGGTGCTTTACTCCTAGGACACGAGTTACAGAGCTTTCTGAAAACAGCCCGGAAGAAGCACAAGTCCTCCTCAGACCCGCGTTCCTCTCCCGGCCCCGAAGGCTGTGGGGCGGATGGCTCCCAGTTCCCAGAATCCCACAGTGCTAACCTTGATCTTTCAGGACTGGAACCTATTCTAGTAGAATCGGACTCATCCTCTGGTGGGGAGCTAGAGGCTGGGGAGTTAGTCATCGACGACTCTTACCgggaaatcaagaagaaaaagaagtccaagaagagcaaaaagaagaaGGACAAGGAGAAGCATAAAGAGAGGCGGCACTCCAAGTCCAAGAGAAGTTCAGGCCTCGCAGCTGCCACCGTGGGAGAGGTCGCAGTGGCACCCGGCCCTCCTCCCAGTGTCCCCCACCCTGGAgccgctgcccctccccagccactgCCCAGCCTCCACACAGACGGGcatggtgagaaaaaaaagaaaaaagaggaaaaagacagagaaagagacagaggagaaaag CCAAAAAAGAAGAACATGTCAGCCTACCAAGTGTTCTGTAAAGAGTATCGTGTAACCATCGTGGCTGACCATCCAGGTATAG ATTTTGGGGAACTTAGTAAAAAACTGGCTGAGGTATGGAAGCAATTACCAGAAAAGGACAAACTG ATTTGGAAGCAAAAAGCTCAGTATCTGCAACACAAACAGAACAAAGCAGAAGCTACAACTGTGAAAAGAAAAGCGTCCTGCTCAGAAGTTCCCGTGAAAGTGAAAG CTTCCTCCGCAGGAGTACTGTCACCCCAAAAGAAATCCCCGCCCACCACCATGCTGTTGCCAGCCTCTCCAGCCAAAGCCCCTGAGACAGAGCCCATTGATGTCGCTGCTCATCTGCAGCTGCTGGGGGAGTCCCTGAGCCTCATCGGACACCGCCTGCAGGAAACTGAG
- the HMGXB4 gene encoding HMG domain-containing protein 4 isoform X2: MAYDDSVKKEDCFDGDHSSEDTGLAAGRSQREKKRSYKDFLREEEEIAAQDSELYFLGTDTHKKKRKHSSDDYYYGDLSSLESSQKKKKKSSPQSADTAMDLLKAITSPLAAGSKPAKKTGEKSSSSSSHSESKKEHHRKKVSGSSGELSLEDGGSHKSKKMKPLYVNTETLTLREPDGLKMKLILSPKEKGSSSVDEEPFQCLSQQAAVKKSSKKSARDEPGALLLGHELQSFLKTARKKHKSSSDPRSSPGPEGCGADGSQFPESHSANLDLSGLEPILVESDSSSGGELEAGELVIDDSYREIKKKKKSKKSKKKKDKEKHKERRHSKSKRSSGLAAATVGEVAVAPGPPPSVPHPGAAAPPQPLPSLHTDGHGEKKKKKEEKDRERDRGEKPKKKNMSAYQVFCKEYRVTIVADHPGIDFGELSKKLAEVWKQLPEKDKLIWKQKAQYLQHKQNKAEATTVKRKASCSEVPVKVKASSAGVLSPQKKSPPTTMLLPASPAKAPETEPIDVAAHLQLLGESLSLIGHRLQETEGMVAVSGSLSVLLDSIICALGPLACLTTQLPELNGCPKQVLSNTLDNIAYIMPGL, translated from the exons ATGGCTTATGATGACTCCGTGAAGAAAGAAG ATTGCTTTGATGGTGATCACAGCTCTGAGGACACGGGACTAGCCGCTGGCCGAAGCCAACGAGAAAAGAAACGTTCTTACAAAGATTTtttaagggaagaggaagaaatcgCTGCTCAG GATAGTGAGCTTTATTTCTTGGGGACGGACACGCacaagaagaagaggaagcacTCCTCTGATGATTACTACTATGGAG ACCTTTCGTCTTTGGAGTcgtcacagaagaaaaagaaaaagtccagcCCACAGTCTGCCGATACAGCCATGGACCTGCTGAAAGCCATCACTTCCCCGCTGGCAGCAGGCTCCAAGCCCGCCAAGAAGACGGGGGAGAAATCCTCTAGTTCTTCAAGTCATTCAGAGAGTAAAAAGGAACACCACAGGAAGAAAGTAAGTGGAAGCAGTGGGGAGCTGTCCCTGGAGGATGGTGGTTCCCACaaatcaaaaaaaatgaaaccgcTCTATGTGAACACAGAGACACTGACCCTTCGAGAGCCCGATGGCTTGAAGATGAAACTGATTCTCTCACcaaaggagaagggaagcagcTCAGTGGATGAGGAGCCTTTTCAGTGCCTCTCTCAACAAGCGGCTGTGAAAAAATCCTCTAAGAAATCAGCTCGGGATGAGCCAGGTGCTTTACTCCTAGGACACGAGTTACAGAGCTTTCTGAAAACAGCCCGGAAGAAGCACAAGTCCTCCTCAGACCCGCGTTCCTCTCCCGGCCCCGAAGGCTGTGGGGCGGATGGCTCCCAGTTCCCAGAATCCCACAGTGCTAACCTTGATCTTTCAGGACTGGAACCTATTCTAGTAGAATCGGACTCATCCTCTGGTGGGGAGCTAGAGGCTGGGGAGTTAGTCATCGACGACTCTTACCgggaaatcaagaagaaaaagaagtccaagaagagcaaaaagaagaaGGACAAGGAGAAGCATAAAGAGAGGCGGCACTCCAAGTCCAAGAGAAGTTCAGGCCTCGCAGCTGCCACCGTGGGAGAGGTCGCAGTGGCACCCGGCCCTCCTCCCAGTGTCCCCCACCCTGGAgccgctgcccctccccagccactgCCCAGCCTCCACACAGACGGGcatggtgagaaaaaaaagaaaaaagaggaaaaagacagagaaagagacagaggagaaaag CCAAAAAAGAAGAACATGTCAGCCTACCAAGTGTTCTGTAAAGAGTATCGTGTAACCATCGTGGCTGACCATCCAGGTATAG ATTTTGGGGAACTTAGTAAAAAACTGGCTGAGGTATGGAAGCAATTACCAGAAAAGGACAAACTG ATTTGGAAGCAAAAAGCTCAGTATCTGCAACACAAACAGAACAAAGCAGAAGCTACAACTGTGAAAAGAAAAGCGTCCTGCTCAGAAGTTCCCGTGAAAGTGAAAG CTTCCTCCGCAGGAGTACTGTCACCCCAAAAGAAATCCCCGCCCACCACCATGCTGTTGCCAGCCTCTCCAGCCAAAGCCCCTGAGACAGAGCCCATTGATGTCGCTGCTCATCTGCAGCTGCTGGGGGAGTCCCTGAGCCTCATCGGACACCGCCTGCAGGAAACTGAG